A genomic region of Vitreoscilla filiformis contains the following coding sequences:
- a CDS encoding branched-chain amino acid ABC transporter permease, whose translation MDVATFLIQCLNALQYGLLLFLVASGLTLIFGIMGVINLAHGSFYMIGAYMAYALAPLAQAWGGGFFTALLLGVVLSVALGYVLEWAFFSFLYEREHLQQVLMTYGLILVFEELRSLLLGDDVHGVQPPEWLSGSIALGDVMSYPVYRLFVSAVCVAVALAMWAVMTRTRLGMRIRAGASNRDMVRAMGVNIRLLYRIVFAVGVALAALAGMIAAPVSSVYPGMGGSVLIICFVVVVIGGIGSIKGALVAALLVGLVDTFGKVLVPSVAGLSVYLLMAVMLLWKPEGLFKAG comes from the coding sequence GTGGACGTTGCCACCTTCCTCATCCAGTGCTTGAACGCGCTGCAATACGGCTTGCTGCTGTTTCTGGTCGCCTCGGGGTTGACGCTGATCTTCGGGATCATGGGCGTTATCAACCTGGCGCACGGCAGTTTTTACATGATCGGGGCCTACATGGCCTACGCCCTGGCGCCGTTGGCGCAGGCGTGGGGCGGGGGCTTTTTCACGGCGCTGCTGTTGGGCGTGGTGCTGTCCGTGGCCTTGGGCTACGTGCTGGAGTGGGCTTTTTTCAGCTTTTTGTACGAGCGTGAGCACTTGCAACAGGTGCTCATGACCTATGGGCTGATTTTGGTCTTTGAGGAGCTGCGCAGCCTGCTGCTGGGCGATGACGTCCACGGCGTGCAGCCGCCCGAGTGGCTCTCGGGCAGCATCGCGCTGGGGGATGTGATGAGTTATCCGGTGTATCGCCTGTTCGTCTCGGCGGTGTGCGTGGCCGTCGCCCTGGCGATGTGGGCGGTGATGACACGCACCCGGCTCGGCATGCGCATCCGCGCTGGCGCCAGCAACCGGGACATGGTGCGCGCCATGGGCGTGAACATCCGGCTGCTGTACCGCATCGTGTTTGCGGTCGGGGTGGCGCTGGCGGCGCTGGCCGGGATGATCGCCGCGCCCGTGTCCTCGGTGTACCCGGGCATGGGCGGATCGGTGCTCATCATTTGTTTTGTGGTGGTGGTGATCGGCGGCATCGGCTCGATCAAGGGGGCGCTGGTGGCGGCCTTGCTGGTCGGGCTGGTGGACACCTTCGGCAAGGTGCTCGTGCCCTCGGTGGCCGGGCTGTCGGTCTACCTGCTGATGGCGGTGATGTTGCTGTGGAAGCCCGAAGGGCTGTTCAAAGCCGGTTGA
- a CDS encoding branched-chain amino acid ABC transporter permease, with the protein MHTFILSPRALPVLLAFGVLALLPAVLPGFYVELAMKIMILAIFALSLELLVGQTGLICFGQAAFFGIGAYTVTLLSPEGEGAALGWVLPASLTAAALYAVVVGALSLRTKGVYFIMITLAFAQMAYFVFHDTALGGGSDGIYLYFRPVLKLGAWQPFDLDKPQHLYYAVWACLIGTLVLLAVLLESRTGRAFAGIKANEQRMRAAGYSTYPYKLGAFVLSAVLAGLAGFLYALKDGFVNPEILSWHHSGAVLIMIILGGLGHLRGAMLGALAFTLLQELFQSQAVFGSFAKHWQLMLGLTIIAFVALMPRGLVGLLQRGGRHG; encoded by the coding sequence ATGCACACATTCATCTTGTCCCCCCGCGCTCTGCCGGTGCTGCTCGCGTTTGGCGTGCTGGCGCTGTTGCCGGCGGTGCTGCCGGGGTTTTATGTCGAGTTGGCGATGAAGATCATGATCCTCGCCATCTTCGCCCTGAGTTTGGAGCTGCTGGTCGGGCAGACGGGGTTGATCTGCTTCGGCCAAGCGGCGTTCTTTGGCATCGGCGCGTACACGGTGACGCTGCTGTCCCCCGAAGGCGAGGGCGCCGCGCTGGGGTGGGTGCTGCCGGCGTCGCTCACCGCTGCGGCGCTGTATGCCGTGGTGGTGGGCGCGTTGAGCCTGCGCACCAAAGGCGTGTACTTCATCATGATCACGCTGGCCTTCGCGCAGATGGCCTACTTTGTGTTCCATGACACCGCTTTGGGCGGCGGCAGCGATGGCATTTACCTCTACTTCCGCCCCGTGCTCAAGCTCGGTGCCTGGCAGCCCTTCGATTTGGACAAGCCGCAGCACCTCTACTACGCGGTGTGGGCCTGTTTGATCGGCACCCTGGTGCTGCTGGCGGTGCTGTTGGAAAGCCGCACCGGGCGGGCGTTCGCGGGCATCAAGGCCAACGAGCAGCGCATGCGGGCGGCGGGTTACTCCACCTATCCGTACAAGCTGGGGGCGTTTGTGCTGTCGGCGGTTCTGGCGGGCTTGGCGGGCTTTTTGTACGCGCTCAAAGACGGTTTTGTGAACCCCGAAATCCTGAGCTGGCACCACAGCGGAGCGGTGCTCATCATGATCATCTTGGGCGGCCTGGGCCATTTGCGCGGTGCCATGCTGGGGGCGTTGGCTTTCACGCTGTTGCAGGAGTTGTTCCAGTCGCAGGCGGTGTTCGGCAGTTTCGCCAAGCACTGGCAGTTGATGCTGGGCCTGACCATCATCGCCTTTGTCGCCCTGATGCCGCGTGGTTTGGTGGGCCTGTTGCAACGGGGAGGTCGCCATGGTTGA
- a CDS encoding ABC transporter ATP-binding protein, translating to MVEAPTQAQTLLQAQGVSRFFGGLKAVEDVSLTLNRGELHAVIGTNGAGKSTLINLLSGELTLSAGAVTLAGQDVTHWPQPRRARAGLGRSYQRNTVFLEFSVRENCRLAAQARWQRAWDWWTPARQCVRSLGAADEAMARAGLSEHAERIAGTLSHGQKRQLEIAMCLASDPQVLLLDEPLAGMGAEETERMLALLGELKAGHAILLVEHDMDAVFRVADRITVMVNGRVIASDVPEAIRNHPQVRLAYLGDGH from the coding sequence ATGGTTGAAGCACCCACGCAAGCGCAAACCTTGCTGCAAGCCCAAGGCGTAAGCCGCTTTTTCGGCGGGCTGAAGGCGGTGGAAGACGTGTCCCTTACGTTGAACCGGGGTGAGCTGCACGCCGTCATCGGCACCAACGGTGCGGGCAAATCGACGCTCATCAACCTGTTGTCGGGTGAGTTGACGCTGAGTGCGGGGGCCGTCACCCTGGCGGGTCAGGACGTGACGCACTGGCCCCAACCCCGCCGCGCCCGGGCCGGTCTGGGGCGCAGCTACCAGCGCAACACGGTGTTTTTGGAGTTTTCGGTGCGCGAAAACTGCCGCCTGGCCGCGCAAGCCCGTTGGCAGCGCGCTTGGGATTGGTGGACGCCGGCCCGTCAATGCGTCCGCAGCCTGGGTGCCGCTGATGAAGCGATGGCCCGTGCCGGCCTGAGCGAGCACGCCGAGCGCATCGCCGGGACGCTGTCGCACGGGCAAAAACGCCAGTTGGAGATCGCCATGTGTTTGGCCTCCGATCCGCAAGTGCTGTTGCTGGACGAACCTTTGGCCGGCATGGGCGCCGAGGAAACCGAACGCATGCTGGCGCTGCTGGGCGAGTTGAAAGCCGGCCACGCCATCTTGCTGGTGGAGCACGACATGGATGCGGTGTTTCGCGTCGCCGACCGCATCACGGTGATGGTCAACGGGCGGGTCATCGCTTCGGACGTGCCCGAGGCCATCCGCAACCATCCGCAAGTTCGCCTGGCCTACCTGGGCGACGGGCACTGA
- a CDS encoding ABC transporter ATP-binding protein, translating to MSDDFILHAEGLHTYYGQSHVLHGVGLSIRRGEAVGLLGRNGMGKTTLIRSLIGQLHATSGEVTVAGQRVTGWPTERIVRLGIGYVPEGRGVFPNLSVRENLVMAARPGVRGQRDWTFERVLDTFPRLAERLNNGGGQLSGGEQQMLAIGRALMTHPDLMILDEATEGLAPLVVAEIWRVIGLIRQSGIASLVVDRNYRHVLGTTDRCVVLEKGRVVLEGDSETLARDEDTLHRYLGV from the coding sequence ATGAGTGACGATTTCATCCTGCACGCCGAGGGCCTGCACACCTACTACGGCCAGAGCCATGTGTTGCACGGCGTGGGCCTGTCGATCCGCCGAGGCGAGGCCGTGGGCTTGCTGGGGCGCAACGGCATGGGCAAAACCACGCTGATCCGCAGTTTGATCGGCCAGTTGCACGCCACGTCGGGCGAGGTGACGGTGGCCGGGCAGCGCGTCACCGGATGGCCGACCGAGCGCATCGTTCGGCTGGGCATCGGTTACGTGCCGGAAGGGCGCGGCGTGTTCCCGAATTTGAGTGTGCGCGAAAACCTCGTCATGGCCGCCCGCCCCGGCGTGCGCGGCCAGCGCGACTGGACGTTCGAGCGCGTGCTCGACACCTTCCCCCGCCTGGCCGAGCGCCTGAACAACGGGGGCGGGCAGCTCTCGGGCGGCGAACAGCAGATGTTGGCCATTGGCCGGGCGCTGATGACGCATCCGGATTTGATGATCCTCGACGAGGCCACCGAAGGTTTGGCGCCGCTGGTGGTGGCGGAGATTTGGCGCGTCATCGGTCTGATTCGCCAAAGTGGCATCGCCTCGCTGGTGGTGGATCGCAATTACCGCCACGTGCTCGGCACCACGGATCGGTGTGTGGTGCTGGAGAAGGGGCGCGTCGTGCTGGAGGGGGATTCCGAAACCCTGGCTCGGGATGAGGACACGCTGCATCGGTATCTGGGGGTGTGA
- the pcaF gene encoding 3-oxoadipyl-CoA thiolase — MAQAFICDAQRTPFGRYGGALSGVRADDLGALPLRALMARHPTLDWEALTDVIYGCANQAGEDNRNVARMSALLAGLPLGVPGSTVNRLCGSGMDAVGTAARAIKAGEAGLMIAGGVESMSRAPFVMPKATSAFSRDNAVYDTTIGWRFINPAMRKAYGVDSMPETAENVATDFHISREDQDRFALASQKKTVAAQAAGFFDAEICPVTLPQKKGEPLIVAKDEHPRDTSLEALAKLKGVVRPDGTVTAGNASGVNDGACALLLASEAAAARHGLTPRARVVGMATAGVAPRIMGIGPAPATRKVLELTGLTLAQMDVIELNEAFAAQGLAVLRDLGLQDDDPRVNPNGGAIALGHPLGASGARLVMTAVNQLHRTGGRYGLATMCIGVGQGIAMVVERV; from the coding sequence ATGGCTCAAGCTTTTATTTGTGATGCACAACGTACGCCCTTTGGCCGCTACGGCGGTGCTCTGTCCGGCGTGCGGGCGGACGATTTGGGGGCGCTGCCGCTGCGGGCGCTCATGGCGCGCCATCCGACGCTGGATTGGGAGGCGCTCACCGATGTGATTTATGGCTGCGCCAACCAAGCCGGCGAGGACAACCGCAATGTGGCACGCATGTCCGCGCTGCTGGCGGGGCTGCCGCTGGGCGTGCCGGGCTCTACCGTGAACCGGCTGTGCGGTTCGGGCATGGATGCGGTGGGCACAGCGGCGCGGGCCATCAAAGCCGGTGAAGCGGGGTTGATGATCGCCGGCGGGGTGGAGAGCATGAGCCGCGCCCCGTTCGTCATGCCCAAGGCGACGAGTGCGTTCAGCCGCGACAACGCGGTTTATGACACGACGATTGGCTGGCGCTTCATCAACCCAGCGATGCGCAAGGCCTACGGCGTGGATTCGATGCCCGAAACGGCAGAGAACGTCGCCACCGACTTCCACATCAGCCGCGAAGACCAAGACCGCTTCGCCCTGGCCAGCCAGAAGAAAACCGTGGCGGCGCAAGCGGCAGGCTTCTTTGATGCGGAAATCTGCCCGGTGACGTTGCCGCAGAAAAAGGGCGAGCCGCTGATCGTCGCCAAAGACGAGCACCCGCGTGACACCAGCCTGGAAGCGCTGGCCAAACTCAAAGGCGTGGTGCGCCCCGACGGCACCGTGACGGCGGGCAACGCCAGCGGCGTGAACGATGGCGCTTGTGCGCTGCTGCTGGCCAGTGAAGCGGCTGCCGCCCGCCACGGCTTGACGCCGCGTGCCCGCGTGGTGGGCATGGCCACGGCGGGGGTGGCGCCGCGCATCATGGGGATCGGCCCGGCGCCGGCCACGCGCAAGGTGTTGGAACTCACTGGCCTCACGCTGGCGCAGATGGACGTGATCGAACTGAACGAAGCCTTCGCCGCCCAGGGTTTGGCCGTGCTGCGCGACTTGGGGTTGCAAGACGACGATCCGCGTGTGAACCCGAACGGCGGGGCGATTGCGCTGGGCCATCCGCTGGGCGCCAGCGGCGCCCGGTTGGTGATGACGGCGGTGAACCAACTGCACCGCACGGGTGGGCGCTATGGCTTGGCGACGATGTGCATCGGCGTAGGGCAGGGGATTGCGATGGTGGTTGAGCGGGTTTGA
- a CDS encoding AAA family ATPase, protein MNKSRAEFKRFVAKLAPELSEHEKKLAALILDSFEKISAVGSAGGRRGKILAKIIGDKGVSPPVLEITVDEARANEGEIIRLAKVEVEHFRGFCDKHVFEFKNPYTFVYGPNGTGKSSLCEALEYGLLASIHEADSKRIPVSDYIRNAISRKSVNPILYGDTAKKQGIEVKSDPRNFEFCFIEKNRIDGFARVAANTPSAQQARLAALFGLEEFNAFATQFNESLEPYLDCVGKKGKDLANRAKGIAGHKAILEGLSEKAKAAETRGASLLAKYMECKDLEEIKATLTGPEGSGGRRKANNTEIGLLQNLKTATDPGTDSILADADRLIRLIKEKAELEERLNQYKNQLSLRDLYTAILGNRENFGNECPACASELYRDGRLVVPVDPYGNAEENLKHFDAALRAEGRIKEIRETLALGWGDLFSKIAKLPASATAVGFVGASEVSSFSAEAFDAKDTAGIETFLWAVQAKRELLQSLKDATTIHNGKVEQSKAVIKKLEDDNLAIDKDLEEIVAISTIVAANSKSETEATQAIDKFNRENEELIREAEAEKSDVERNLSYSQAYATFRGKLLAYNAGLPLALAADLNEKTLKFYNEINKNDHPSDRLKSLRLPTAVGEKIEIEFENGSKCDALLVLSEGHIRCLGLAILLAKITRDRLPFLIFDDVVNSIDDEHRGAIIDLILNPEEVGNRQLIVTTHGEDFVKRLENAVPMKRYETTVTRIDFLVPLAAKKITVKLDSPRHYLMVARRSYEEGCMRDSLSYVRKAFEEELNRLWKRIGEKKLSAQISVGMWRPGEPDLMSLANGLKKFLGAKGVAVFKEVVPHLDEMLSYGEKHKIEWTYLNKGTHEENRTEEFDAAVVRRMLETVIKLDEAIEAPQA, encoded by the coding sequence ATGAACAAATCAAGAGCCGAATTTAAACGTTTTGTCGCCAAGTTGGCCCCAGAACTATCTGAGCACGAGAAAAAATTGGCTGCTTTGATACTGGATAGTTTTGAAAAAATCTCAGCAGTCGGATCGGCCGGGGGGCGGCGTGGGAAAATATTGGCGAAAATAATCGGTGATAAAGGTGTGTCGCCCCCAGTGCTAGAAATAACGGTCGACGAAGCGAGGGCGAATGAGGGTGAGATTATCCGGCTTGCCAAAGTGGAGGTTGAGCATTTTCGTGGGTTTTGCGATAAGCACGTTTTTGAATTCAAAAATCCGTATACGTTCGTTTATGGACCTAACGGGACGGGAAAGTCGAGTCTCTGTGAGGCGCTCGAATATGGGTTGCTCGCTTCCATCCACGAAGCGGATTCGAAGCGGATACCCGTTTCTGATTACATCAGGAACGCCATATCGAGGAAGTCGGTGAATCCAATTCTGTACGGAGATACTGCGAAGAAGCAGGGAATCGAAGTGAAATCGGATCCCCGTAATTTCGAATTCTGCTTCATCGAAAAGAACCGGATTGATGGATTCGCACGGGTTGCGGCCAATACCCCATCCGCCCAGCAAGCGCGGCTAGCGGCGCTGTTCGGTTTGGAAGAATTCAACGCGTTCGCAACGCAGTTCAACGAGAGCCTCGAACCTTACCTAGACTGCGTCGGTAAAAAGGGGAAGGATCTTGCGAATCGGGCGAAGGGCATTGCTGGACACAAGGCGATCCTCGAGGGTCTCTCGGAGAAGGCCAAAGCCGCCGAAACGCGAGGCGCTTCGCTGCTTGCAAAATATATGGAGTGCAAGGATCTTGAGGAAATCAAGGCCACCTTAACTGGCCCCGAAGGCAGCGGCGGCAGGCGAAAGGCGAACAACACTGAAATCGGCCTCCTGCAGAACCTTAAAACCGCCACAGATCCCGGGACGGACAGCATCTTGGCCGACGCTGACAGACTGATCCGGCTCATCAAAGAGAAGGCGGAATTGGAAGAGCGCCTTAACCAGTACAAGAACCAGCTTTCTCTTCGGGATCTTTACACCGCGATCTTGGGAAATCGCGAAAATTTCGGGAATGAGTGTCCCGCGTGCGCCTCCGAACTCTACCGCGACGGTCGACTCGTTGTTCCGGTCGATCCGTACGGCAATGCGGAGGAAAATCTGAAGCACTTCGACGCTGCCCTGAGAGCCGAAGGGCGGATCAAGGAAATCCGGGAGACCCTTGCTCTTGGCTGGGGGGACTTATTTTCGAAAATCGCCAAGCTTCCGGCGTCTGCCACGGCTGTCGGGTTCGTCGGAGCGTCCGAGGTCAGTTCGTTCAGCGCTGAGGCTTTCGACGCCAAAGATACGGCGGGCATCGAAACCTTCCTCTGGGCTGTGCAGGCCAAGCGCGAGTTACTTCAGTCATTGAAAGATGCGACCACAATCCATAACGGAAAAGTCGAGCAATCCAAGGCTGTTATCAAAAAACTTGAGGACGATAACCTCGCGATCGACAAGGATCTTGAAGAAATCGTGGCTATCTCGACCATCGTCGCTGCGAACTCGAAGAGCGAGACAGAGGCAACGCAGGCGATCGACAAGTTCAACCGGGAGAATGAGGAACTCATTAGAGAGGCGGAAGCAGAGAAATCGGATGTCGAGAGAAACCTGAGCTACAGCCAAGCTTACGCCACGTTCCGTGGAAAGCTCCTGGCCTACAACGCCGGACTGCCCTTGGCCCTGGCCGCAGATCTCAACGAGAAGACACTCAAGTTCTACAACGAGATCAACAAGAACGACCACCCTTCCGACAGACTGAAGTCCCTGAGGTTGCCGACGGCTGTCGGGGAAAAAATAGAGATCGAGTTCGAGAACGGGAGCAAGTGTGACGCGCTCCTGGTTCTCAGCGAAGGGCACATTCGGTGCCTGGGACTCGCGATCCTGTTAGCGAAGATCACCAGAGACCGTCTCCCATTCCTAATATTCGATGATGTAGTGAACTCGATCGATGACGAGCACCGGGGCGCGATCATCGACCTTATCTTGAATCCGGAAGAGGTCGGTAATAGGCAACTCATCGTCACGACCCACGGTGAGGATTTTGTGAAACGTCTCGAGAATGCCGTGCCTATGAAAAGGTACGAGACAACGGTAACCCGAATAGACTTCCTCGTACCGCTTGCCGCCAAGAAAATCACGGTGAAGCTCGACTCGCCTCGTCACTATCTCATGGTGGCGAGGAGAAGCTACGAAGAAGGGTGTATGCGAGACTCCCTGAGTTATGTCCGCAAGGCTTTCGAAGAAGAACTCAACCGTCTCTGGAAGAGAATTGGAGAGAAGAAACTGTCGGCACAGATCAGTGTTGGTATGTGGAGGCCGGGAGAGCCTGATCTCATGAGTTTGGCAAATGGGCTTAAGAAGTTTCTTGGAGCGAAGGGCGTGGCAGTTTTCAAGGAAGTAGTGCCACACCTGGACGAGATGCTTAGCTACGGCGAGAAGCACAAAATCGAGTGGACTTACCTGAACAAAGGAACCCATGAAGAGAACAGAACGGAAGAGTTCGACGCTGCGGTCGTTCGGCGAATGCTCGAGACTGTCATCAAGCTCGACGAGGCGATCGAGGCTCCTCAGGCCTGA
- a CDS encoding anion transporter, producing the protein MSSTVATVAVASPLSWAQEGVVIAVFTLVYLGMFLGGLPKLKLDRAGVALLGAIAVIGSGVMDVDTAARAIDLPTILLLFSFMVMSAQMRLGGFYSACVRWVGAKPLSPSAFMAALIGVAAPLSAVFSNDVICLAMTPVVARICLARGLHPVPYLVGLACAANIGSAATLMGNPQNMLIGSVLQIPFTRHAQVAVGPVLLSLGVLWLWLAHGPQRHELRAAFTPAAPLTDEPGWRHDPPFDRLQTLKGGLVAGSVLACFLWTSWPHDVVALVAAGVLLLSRRFHSSHVMGFVDWELLVMFMGLFVVNHAFERTGLAAQAVAALAAHGVRLSDTGPLFVAALGLSNIVGNVPAVMLLLPHIQGPGGTEAGLLLALVSTYAGNLLLVGSVANLIVADLAAEQGIRIDWKTHARFAAPVAGLTLGIVAVGFL; encoded by the coding sequence ATGTCTTCCACTGTTGCCACTGTGGCGGTGGCGTCTCCCTTGAGTTGGGCTCAAGAGGGGGTCGTGATCGCCGTGTTCACCCTTGTTTACCTGGGCATGTTCCTGGGCGGCTTGCCTAAGCTGAAACTCGATCGGGCCGGAGTTGCGCTGCTGGGGGCCATTGCCGTCATCGGCAGTGGTGTCATGGATGTGGACACCGCCGCTCGCGCCATCGACCTGCCCACCATCTTGCTGCTGTTTTCCTTTATGGTCATGTCGGCGCAGATGCGGCTGGGCGGGTTTTACAGCGCCTGTGTGCGCTGGGTGGGTGCAAAACCGCTGTCCCCATCGGCCTTCATGGCCGCGCTGATTGGGGTGGCTGCGCCGCTGTCGGCAGTGTTCTCCAACGATGTGATCTGTTTGGCGATGACACCCGTGGTCGCTCGCATTTGCCTGGCGCGTGGCCTGCACCCGGTGCCTTATTTGGTCGGCTTGGCGTGTGCCGCCAACATCGGCTCGGCTGCCACCTTGATGGGCAACCCTCAGAACATGCTGATCGGTTCGGTGTTGCAGATACCCTTCACCCGCCATGCCCAGGTGGCTGTCGGGCCGGTGTTGCTGAGTTTGGGGGTGTTGTGGCTGTGGCTCGCCCATGGGCCGCAGCGGCATGAACTGCGGGCGGCCTTCACCCCAGCAGCCCCATTGACAGACGAACCAGGCTGGCGCCACGACCCACCGTTTGACCGTCTGCAAACGCTCAAAGGCGGGCTGGTGGCAGGCAGCGTGCTGGCGTGCTTTTTGTGGACGTCGTGGCCGCACGATGTGGTGGCATTGGTGGCGGCAGGTGTGCTGCTGTTGAGTCGGCGTTTTCACAGCTCCCACGTCATGGGCTTCGTGGATTGGGAGCTGCTGGTGATGTTCATGGGGCTGTTTGTGGTCAACCATGCGTTTGAGCGCACCGGGTTGGCAGCGCAGGCCGTGGCCGCACTGGCAGCGCATGGCGTGCGGTTGAGCGACACAGGGCCGTTGTTTGTGGCTGCGCTTGGTTTGTCCAACATCGTGGGCAATGTGCCGGCGGTGATGTTGCTGCTGCCACACATCCAAGGGCCAGGTGGCACCGAAGCTGGCCTGCTGCTGGCCTTGGTGAGCACCTATGCGGGTAACCTGTTGCTGGTGGGATCGGTGGCGAACCTGATCGTGGCTGATTTGGCAGCGGAGCAGGGCATACGCATCGATTGGAAAACCCACGCCCGTTTCGCTGCACCCGTGGCAGGGTTGACGTTGGGGATTGTGGCGGTGGGTTTTTTGTGA
- a CDS encoding double zinc ribbon domain-containing protein: MFAYFLIGLGGAVVGDLPRIESRLSSEDFVDRAAKDRLTQQIKTLEQEETAVNERLEQIKLLLQTARADHQSARQAFDAWVTTRQATQRADQDREVIERTTQLEQLRKKERDQLAAMEAIEKKLLDVAQSKAQANRALADVEEAAAAQFESGQKAIELRVFIYRLAFVLPLLGVSIYLFVKHRRQTYWPFVWGFIFFSGFAFFVELVPYLPSYGGYVRYTVGVVVTLVAGRYAIAALQRYIEQQRALEHQPDAQRKHDMDYDLALTRIGKGICPSCERPITAATDNFCQHCGIEVFDACPACGTRKIAFSKFCFHCGQKADKAPTEPAS; this comes from the coding sequence TTGTTCGCTTATTTTCTGATCGGTCTCGGTGGGGCGGTGGTGGGGGATTTGCCGCGCATTGAAAGCCGATTGTCCTCCGAAGATTTTGTAGACCGTGCCGCCAAAGACCGGTTAACCCAGCAAATTAAAACACTGGAGCAAGAGGAAACTGCCGTCAACGAGCGGTTAGAGCAAATCAAATTGTTGCTGCAAACCGCCCGGGCGGATCATCAATCGGCCCGGCAGGCGTTCGATGCGTGGGTCACCACGCGCCAAGCCACGCAGCGGGCGGATCAAGACCGTGAGGTGATCGAACGCACAACGCAATTGGAACAATTGCGTAAAAAAGAGCGGGATCAGTTGGCCGCCATGGAGGCCATCGAGAAAAAGTTGCTCGATGTGGCCCAATCGAAAGCCCAAGCCAACCGGGCGTTGGCCGACGTGGAGGAGGCCGCTGCCGCTCAGTTTGAGTCCGGGCAAAAAGCCATCGAACTGCGGGTGTTCATTTATCGGCTGGCGTTTGTGTTGCCGCTGCTGGGGGTGTCCATTTATTTGTTTGTCAAACATCGGCGCCAAACGTATTGGCCTTTTGTTTGGGGTTTTATTTTCTTCAGCGGGTTTGCGTTTTTTGTCGAGTTGGTGCCGTACCTGCCGAGTTATGGGGGGTATGTGCGGTATACCGTCGGGGTGGTGGTCACGCTGGTGGCGGGGCGTTATGCCATTGCAGCGCTGCAACGGTACATCGAACAGCAGCGCGCCCTCGAACACCAGCCGGACGCCCAACGCAAACACGACATGGACTACGATTTGGCGCTGACCCGAATCGGCAAAGGCATTTGCCCGAGCTGCGAACGCCCCATCACAGCAGCGACGGACAATTTCTGCCAACACTGCGGCATCGAGGTATTCGATGCCTGTCCTGCCTGCGGCACGCGCAAAATCGCGTTCTCCAAATTCTGTTTCCACTGCGGGCAGAAGGCAGACAAAGCGCCCACCGAACCCGCGAGCTGA
- the xth gene encoding exodeoxyribonuclease III, producing the protein MKLATWNVNSLSVRLPQVLAWLADNPLDVLALQETKLTDDKFPAAELQTAGWHATWFGQKTYNGVALLSRHPLTDVVRNIPGFADEQARVIAATLGEGDTRVRVIGAYFPNGQAPDSDKFTYKMAWLNALRTWVQAELAAHPRLVLMGDFNITPDDRDVHDPVAWAGQIHCTPEERTHFAGLLALGLHDAFRLFEQAPKSWSWWDYRNLAFRKNQGLRIDHILVSDALRAQVSACHIDKAPRKNERPSDHAPVVLALSD; encoded by the coding sequence ATGAAACTCGCCACCTGGAACGTCAACTCTCTGAGCGTGCGCTTGCCCCAAGTGCTGGCCTGGCTGGCCGACAACCCGCTCGACGTGCTCGCCCTGCAAGAAACCAAACTCACCGACGACAAATTCCCCGCCGCCGAGCTGCAAACCGCTGGTTGGCACGCCACGTGGTTCGGGCAAAAGACGTACAACGGCGTGGCCTTGCTCTCCCGCCACCCGCTGACGGATGTGGTGCGCAACATCCCCGGTTTCGCGGATGAGCAGGCCCGCGTGATCGCGGCCACGCTGGGCGAGGGCGACACCCGCGTGCGGGTGATCGGCGCGTATTTCCCCAACGGCCAAGCGCCGGACAGTGACAAATTCACCTACAAAATGGCGTGGCTGAATGCCCTGCGCACCTGGGTGCAAGCCGAACTCGCCGCCCACCCGCGCCTGGTGCTGATGGGGGACTTCAACATCACCCCCGACGATCGGGATGTGCATGACCCCGTGGCGTGGGCCGGGCAAATCCACTGCACGCCCGAGGAACGCACCCACTTCGCCGGCCTGCTGGCCCTGGGTCTGCACGATGCGTTTCGTTTGTTTGAGCAGGCACCCAAAAGCTGGAGCTGGTGGGATTACCGCAACTTGGCGTTCAGAAAAAACCAAGGCTTGCGCATCGATCACATTTTGGTGAGTGACGCGCTGCGCGCTCAGGTCAGTGCTTGTCACATCGACAAAGCGCCGCGCAAAAACGAGCGCCCAAGCGACCACGCGCCCGTGGTGCTGGCGCTCTCGGATTGA
- a CDS encoding DUF167 domain-containing protein yields MARITLYCQPGAKQTQLAGLHDGKPKIQLKAPPVDGEANKALIAFLAARCGVAKSAITIEMGAASRIKRVDVNGVTDAELLAALDLPTP; encoded by the coding sequence GTGGCCCGCATCACGCTCTACTGCCAACCCGGCGCCAAACAGACCCAACTGGCCGGTCTGCACGATGGCAAACCCAAAATCCAACTCAAAGCGCCCCCCGTCGATGGCGAGGCCAACAAAGCGCTGATTGCTTTTTTGGCCGCACGCTGCGGGGTGGCCAAATCGGCCATCACCATCGAAATGGGCGCGGCCAGCCGCATCAAGCGCGTGGACGTGAACGGCGTCACCGATGCCGAATTGCTCGCCGCGCTCGATTTGCCCACGCCCTGA